The Lemur catta isolate mLemCat1 chromosome 8, mLemCat1.pri, whole genome shotgun sequence genome has a segment encoding these proteins:
- the DUSP19 gene encoding dual specificity protein phosphatase 19 isoform X1, which produces MTNQTSPYIAVQGKTELDVWVSWRAAAAVCHLGRRALLGPCLSLCLLALLVFVPATAHVMHSLNQEIKAFSRNNLRKQCTRVTTLTGKKIIETWKDARIHVVEELEPRSGGGCGYVQDLSLDLQVGVIKPWLLLGSQDAAHDLDTLKKHKVTHILNVAYGVENAFLTDFTYKSISILDLPETNILSYFPECFEFIEQAKMKNGVVLVHCNAGVSRAAAIVIGFLMNSEETSFTSAFSLVKNARPSICPNSGFMEQLRIYQEGKESNKCDETPELERDDSL; this is translated from the exons ATGACCAATCAAACCTCGCCTTACATTGCAGTGCAGGGAAAAACGGAGCTGGACGTCTGGGTTTCCTGGCGCGCGGCCGCTGCCGTCTGTCACCTGGGGAGGCGAGCACTCCTGGGGCCGTGCTTGTCCCTGTGCTTGCTGGCTTTGCTTGTGTTTGTTCCAGCCACTGCTCATGTAATGCACTCCCTAAACCAGGAAATTAAAGCATTCTCCCGGAATAATCTCAGGAAGCAATGCACAAGGGTGACAACgctaactggaaaaaaaattatagaaacatGGAAAGATGCCAGAATTCATGTTGTGGAAGAACTAGAGCCGCGCAGTGGGGGTGGTTGTGGTTATGTGCAGGACCTTAGCTTGGACCTGCAAGTTGGCGTGATTAAGCCATGGTTGCTCCTGG gGTCACAAGATGCTGCTCATGATCTGGATACACTGAAAAAGCACAAG gtGACTCATATTCTCAATGTTGCATATGGAGTAGAAAATGCTTTCCTAACTGACTTTACATATAAGAGCATTTCTATATTGGATCTTCCTGAAACCAATATCCTGTCttattttccagaatgttttGAATTTATTGAACAAGCAAAAATGaag AATGGAGTGGTTCTTGTTCATTGTAATGCAGGAGTTTCCAGGGCTGCTGCAATTGTAATAGGCTTCCTGATGAATTCTGAAGAAACCTCATTTACCAGTGCTTTTTCTTTGGTGAAAAATGCAAGGCCTTCCATATGTCCAAATTCTGGCTTCATGGAGCAGCTTCGTATATATCAAGAGGGCAAAGAAAGCAATAAATGTGACGAAACACCGGAATTAGAAAGGGATGACAGTTTGTGA
- the DUSP19 gene encoding dual specificity protein phosphatase 19 isoform X2, with the protein MTNQTSPYIAVQGKTELDVWVSWRAAAAVCHLGRRALLGPCLSLCLLALLVFVPATAHVMHSLNQEIKAFSRNNLRKQCTRVTTLTGKKIIETWKDARIHVVEELEPRSGGGCGYVQDLSLDLQVGVIKPWLLLGSQDAAHDLDTLKKHKNVLNLLNKQK; encoded by the exons ATGACCAATCAAACCTCGCCTTACATTGCAGTGCAGGGAAAAACGGAGCTGGACGTCTGGGTTTCCTGGCGCGCGGCCGCTGCCGTCTGTCACCTGGGGAGGCGAGCACTCCTGGGGCCGTGCTTGTCCCTGTGCTTGCTGGCTTTGCTTGTGTTTGTTCCAGCCACTGCTCATGTAATGCACTCCCTAAACCAGGAAATTAAAGCATTCTCCCGGAATAATCTCAGGAAGCAATGCACAAGGGTGACAACgctaactggaaaaaaaattatagaaacatGGAAAGATGCCAGAATTCATGTTGTGGAAGAACTAGAGCCGCGCAGTGGGGGTGGTTGTGGTTATGTGCAGGACCTTAGCTTGGACCTGCAAGTTGGCGTGATTAAGCCATGGTTGCTCCTGG gGTCACAAGATGCTGCTCATGATCTGGATACACTGAAAAAGCACAAG aatgttttGAATTTATTGAACAAGCAAAAATGa